The following proteins are encoded in a genomic region of Acidimicrobiales bacterium:
- a CDS encoding FAD/NAD(P)-binding protein, whose amino-acid sequence MADTAVAPLHPLTPLPYRVMATRRLTDDVTTLSLEPLAGTPVRFGPGQFNMLTAFGIGEVAISVSSAPDAPGPLEHTIRDVGAVTHALCSASPGAVVGVRGPFGNDWGVDDMAGSDVVVVAGGIGLAPLRGAVERLVASLGDRRGPSALFVLVGARSPDQVVFADDLARWQEAGADVRVTVDVAEAGWAGRVGVVTTLLPGAAFDPDRTKAIMCGPEIMMRFSIRGLVDRGVPASAIRVSLERNMQCGVGLCGHCQLGPYLLCRDGPIFGYEGALERLLLQRER is encoded by the coding sequence GTGGCTGACACCGCGGTGGCGCCCCTCCATCCGCTCACTCCGCTGCCCTATCGCGTGATGGCCACGCGCCGGCTGACCGACGACGTCACGACGCTGTCGCTCGAACCGCTGGCCGGCACGCCCGTGCGGTTCGGGCCCGGGCAATTCAACATGCTGACCGCCTTCGGCATCGGCGAGGTGGCTATCTCGGTGAGCAGTGCCCCCGACGCGCCCGGGCCCCTCGAGCACACCATCCGCGACGTGGGCGCGGTGACCCATGCACTGTGCAGCGCCTCGCCCGGTGCGGTCGTCGGCGTGCGCGGCCCGTTCGGCAACGACTGGGGCGTCGACGACATGGCCGGGTCCGATGTCGTGGTCGTGGCGGGCGGCATCGGGCTCGCACCGCTGCGCGGCGCGGTGGAGCGCCTGGTCGCCTCGCTCGGGGATCGGCGGGGCCCCTCGGCGCTCTTCGTACTCGTCGGGGCGCGGTCGCCCGACCAGGTCGTCTTCGCCGACGACCTGGCGCGCTGGCAGGAGGCCGGCGCCGACGTCCGGGTGACGGTGGACGTCGCCGAGGCCGGGTGGGCCGGGCGCGTCGGCGTCGTGACCACGCTCCTGCCCGGCGCGGCCTTCGACCCGGACCGGACGAAGGCCATCATGTGCGGGCCCGAGATCATGATGCGCTTCTCCATCCGCGGCCTCGTCGACCGCGGCGTGCCGGCGTCGGCGATCCGCGTGTCGCTGGAGCGCAACATGCAGTGCGGCGTCGGGTTGTGCGGGCACTGTCAGCTCGGCCCCTACCTGTTGTGCCGCGACGGTCCCATCTTCGGATACGAGGGGGCGCTCGAGCGGCTCCTCCTCCAGCGGGAGCGCTGA
- a CDS encoding cyclic nucleotide-binding domain-containing protein gives MTQDIAELVAKHPLLAGLPGDAVALVAGCARNIVVAKGHLLLEEGGPADTLYLLRRGRVALELHSPERGRITVETVGPGDPVGWSWMLPPYRWHFDARALEPVGAVAVDATCLRQKAEADPAFGYALMQRVAAVILERLQSTRIRLLDLYGKGSG, from the coding sequence GTGACACAGGACATCGCCGAGCTCGTCGCCAAGCACCCGCTCCTGGCGGGCCTGCCCGGCGATGCCGTGGCGCTGGTGGCGGGCTGCGCCCGCAACATCGTCGTCGCCAAGGGCCACCTCCTGCTAGAGGAGGGCGGGCCTGCGGACACGCTGTATCTCCTGCGCCGGGGACGGGTGGCGCTCGAGCTGCACTCGCCCGAACGCGGCCGCATCACGGTGGAGACCGTCGGGCCGGGCGACCCCGTGGGCTGGTCGTGGATGCTTCCCCCGTACCGCTGGCACTTCGACGCCCGGGCCCTCGAGCCCGTGGGCGCCGTGGCTGTGGACGCCACCTGCCTCCGGCAGAAGGCCGAAGCCGACCCCGCCTTCGGCTACGCCCTCATGCAGCGCGTGGCCGCGGTGATCCTCGAGCGCCTGCAGTCGACGCGGATCCGCCTCCTCGACCTCTACGGCAAGGGCAGTGGCTGA
- a CDS encoding 4Fe-4S dicluster domain-containing protein, with the protein MEVGEAAVVTRDGLDALLAGLRARGYRTVGPVARDGAITYGEVSTSADLPEGWHDSQAPGTYRLHHGDDEALFGWAVGPHSVKAEVFPPRSVVWRARVRPDDGGGGAGVEVEEVPDDAAPTAVVGVRPCDLAALRVLDRVMQGAPAPDPAYAARRGAAFVVAAECGSPAGTCFCTSMGTGPSATEGYDLALTEILEGEHRFVVRAGTAAGRAVLDDVAHRPATAVDLEARAAVVDGAVQNMGRQLDTDDLPGLLERTLDHPRWEDVAGRCLACGNCTLVCPTCFCSTVEDVTDLTGTVERHRTWASCFDLAHSYVHGGPVRTSTQSRYRQWLTHKLGTWHDQFGMSGCVGCGRCIAWCPVGIDLTEEAAALRASDGTGRAVASDKEA; encoded by the coding sequence GTGGAGGTGGGCGAGGCGGCCGTGGTCACCCGGGACGGGCTCGACGCGCTCCTGGCCGGGTTGCGGGCCCGCGGCTACCGGACGGTCGGGCCGGTGGCCCGAGACGGCGCCATCACGTACGGCGAGGTGTCCACCTCGGCCGATCTCCCCGAGGGCTGGCACGACAGCCAGGCGCCGGGCACCTACCGCCTGCATCACGGCGACGACGAGGCGCTCTTCGGATGGGCCGTGGGGCCGCACTCGGTGAAGGCGGAGGTCTTCCCGCCCCGGTCGGTGGTGTGGCGGGCCCGGGTGCGGCCCGACGACGGGGGCGGTGGAGCCGGCGTGGAGGTCGAGGAGGTTCCCGACGACGCCGCTCCCACTGCGGTCGTCGGGGTGCGGCCCTGCGACCTCGCCGCCTTGCGGGTCCTCGACCGCGTCATGCAGGGCGCCCCCGCGCCGGACCCCGCCTACGCAGCGCGCCGCGGCGCCGCCTTCGTGGTGGCGGCGGAGTGCGGGTCACCGGCGGGGACGTGCTTCTGCACCTCGATGGGAACCGGGCCCTCCGCGACGGAGGGCTACGACCTGGCTCTCACCGAGATCCTCGAGGGCGAGCACCGCTTCGTGGTCCGCGCCGGCACCGCCGCCGGGCGGGCCGTGCTCGACGACGTCGCGCACCGGCCGGCGACCGCGGTCGACCTCGAAGCCCGTGCCGCCGTGGTGGACGGCGCCGTGCAGAACATGGGGAGGCAGCTCGACACCGACGACCTGCCCGGCCTGCTGGAGCGGACCCTGGACCACCCGCGCTGGGAGGACGTCGCCGGCCGCTGCCTGGCCTGCGGCAACTGCACGCTCGTGTGCCCGACGTGCTTCTGCAGCACCGTCGAGGACGTGACCGACCTCACCGGCACCGTGGAACGCCACAGGACGTGGGCGTCGTGCTTCGACCTCGCCCACTCGTACGTCCACGGGGGCCCCGTGCGGACCTCCACGCAGTCGCGCTACCGCCAGTGGCTCACCCACAAGCTCGGCACCTGGCACGACCAGTTCGGGATGTCGGGCTGCGTGGGCTGCGGCCGCTGCATCGCCTGGTGCCCGGTGGGCATCGACCTGACCGAGGAGGCGGCCGCCCTCCGGGCCTCCGACGGTACCGGCCGGGCGGTCGCGTCGGACAAGGAGGCCTGA
- a CDS encoding nuclear transport factor 2 family protein, whose product MAPFAYEELEEMVQRWLDANRRAQEAGDWRPMSEMYTEDATYGWNIGPNEEFMAVGRDEIRDIALGLEMGGLDGWTYPYQKVLIDPRQGEVIGLWKQVADARRPDGTPYVIAGLGGSWFRYAGNWRWSWQRDFFDVGNATALFIEMIKADALSDGMRRRMERATSGGLLPGHYPLGGAPAGLWE is encoded by the coding sequence GTGGCCCCGTTCGCGTACGAGGAGCTCGAGGAGATGGTGCAGCGCTGGCTCGACGCCAACCGCCGCGCCCAGGAGGCCGGCGACTGGCGGCCGATGTCCGAGATGTACACCGAGGACGCCACGTACGGCTGGAACATCGGGCCCAACGAGGAGTTCATGGCCGTGGGGCGAGACGAGATCCGCGACATCGCCCTCGGGCTCGAGATGGGGGGCCTCGACGGCTGGACCTACCCGTACCAGAAGGTGCTCATCGACCCCCGCCAGGGCGAGGTGATCGGCCTGTGGAAGCAGGTGGCCGACGCGCGGCGGCCCGACGGGACGCCGTACGTGATCGCCGGCCTGGGGGGGAGCTGGTTCCGGTACGCCGGGAACTGGCGGTGGTCCTGGCAGCGGGACTTCTTCGACGTCGGCAACGCCACCGCCCTGTTCATCGAGATGATCAAGGCCGACGCCCTGTCCGACGGCATGCGCCGGCGCATGGAGCGCGCCACCTCGGGCGGGCTCCTCCCGGGCCACTACCCTCTGGGCGGCGCCCCCGCCGGCCTCTGGGAGTGA
- a CDS encoding ferredoxin: protein MRIVVDRDLCQGHGVCESEAPAVFAVSTQHVVEILDDTPPAGLRAQVEAAVTFCPTHALRIEETVAAEETVAADGTVAAAGTEGTAGTDDNEED, encoded by the coding sequence GTGAGGATCGTCGTCGACCGCGACCTGTGCCAGGGGCACGGCGTCTGTGAGTCGGAGGCGCCCGCCGTGTTCGCGGTGTCGACGCAGCATGTCGTCGAGATCCTCGACGACACGCCGCCGGCCGGGCTGCGCGCCCAGGTCGAGGCGGCCGTGACGTTCTGCCCCACCCATGCCCTGCGGATCGAGGAGACCGTGGCGGCCGAGGAGACCGTGGCGGCCGACGGGACCGTGGCGGCCGCAGGGACAGAAGGGACAGCAGGGACCGACGACAACGAGGAGGACTGA
- a CDS encoding cytochrome P450 — protein sequence MTVEVQRREPPQVSGGESEHGHLEELRHDPIGLMRRVREECGDVGQFRLADRDVVLLTGAEANELFFRAPEEALDQAEAYPFMTPIFGEGVVFDAPPERRREMLHNQALRDKFMRGHASTIAREVDAMVGAWDEGGSIDLLDWFAELTIYTSSACLIGSKFRHELDRRFAELYHDLEQGTDAIAYVDPYAPVESFRRRDEARRGLVDLVQGIMDRRRDGPSATDEDRDLLDVLMSIRDEDGTPRFSTDQVTGMFISMMFAGHHTTSGTAAWTLIELLRHPDELEAVRAELDELYADNADVSYQALREMPRLESAIKEALRLHPPLILVLRVAKEEFEVEGVRIAPGKLVGASPAVSNRIAEDFPDPDAFVPERYLEPRAEDRANPWTWIPFGAGRHRCVGAAFAMMQLKAIFSVLLRNWDFELAQPSDSYRNDHSKMVVQLARPCVVRFRRRPVPAPSPAP from the coding sequence ATGACCGTCGAGGTCCAACGGCGCGAGCCGCCGCAGGTGTCGGGAGGCGAGAGCGAGCACGGCCACCTCGAGGAGCTGCGCCACGATCCCATCGGGCTCATGCGCCGCGTCCGGGAGGAGTGCGGCGACGTCGGGCAATTCCGCCTGGCCGACCGCGACGTGGTGCTGCTCACCGGGGCCGAGGCCAACGAGCTGTTCTTCCGGGCGCCCGAGGAGGCACTCGACCAGGCCGAGGCCTATCCGTTCATGACCCCGATCTTCGGCGAGGGCGTGGTCTTCGACGCACCGCCCGAGCGTCGCCGCGAGATGTTGCACAACCAGGCCCTGCGCGACAAGTTCATGCGGGGCCATGCGTCCACGATCGCCCGCGAGGTCGACGCCATGGTGGGGGCGTGGGACGAGGGCGGCTCGATCGACCTGCTCGACTGGTTCGCCGAGCTCACCATCTACACGTCCTCGGCGTGCTTGATCGGGAGCAAGTTCCGCCATGAGCTCGACCGCCGCTTCGCCGAGCTCTACCACGACCTCGAACAGGGCACCGATGCGATCGCCTACGTCGACCCGTACGCGCCCGTCGAGAGCTTCCGCCGCCGTGACGAGGCCCGACGCGGGCTGGTCGACCTGGTGCAGGGGATCATGGACCGCCGCCGCGACGGGCCATCCGCCACCGACGAGGACCGCGACCTGCTCGACGTCCTGATGTCGATCCGCGACGAGGACGGCACGCCGCGCTTCAGCACCGACCAGGTGACCGGCATGTTCATCTCCATGATGTTCGCCGGCCACCACACCACATCGGGCACCGCGGCATGGACGCTCATCGAGCTGCTGCGCCATCCTGACGAGCTCGAGGCGGTGCGCGCCGAGCTCGACGAGCTCTACGCCGACAACGCGGACGTGAGCTACCAGGCCCTCCGGGAGATGCCCCGGCTGGAGTCGGCCATCAAGGAGGCGCTGCGCCTGCACCCCCCGCTGATCCTGGTCCTGCGGGTGGCGAAGGAGGAGTTCGAGGTCGAAGGCGTGCGGATCGCGCCGGGAAAGCTCGTCGGGGCGAGCCCGGCCGTGTCGAACCGCATCGCCGAGGACTTCCCCGACCCCGACGCCTTCGTGCCCGAGCGCTACCTGGAGCCCCGGGCCGAGGACCGCGCCAACCCCTGGACCTGGATCCCCTTCGGCGCCGGCCGGCACCGCTGCGTGGGGGCGGCCTTCGCCATGATGCAGCTCAAGGCGATCTTCTCGGTGCTCTTGCGCAACTGGGACTTCGAGCTGGCCCAACCCTCGGACAGCTACCGCAACGACCACTCGAAGATGGTCGTCCAGCTGGCCCGGCCGTGCGTCGTCCGCTTCCGGCGTCGCCCGGTCCCGGCCCCGTCGCCAGCCCCGTGA
- a CDS encoding SDR family oxidoreductase, giving the protein MARFVPHPERRPSVVAGASSGIGAATAEALAAAGHPVVLGARRVDRCEEVAAGIRARGGHAHAAFLDLADAASVETFALVAQEAVGPVDVVVSSAGHAAPGTALGTAPAVFAHTVDVNLLGAHRLVAALAPAMAERHHGDLVFVTSEVLRNPRPLTAAYVASKWGLEGFVRALQLELEGTGVRATIVQPGQTLTGMGTDWDPDTTTAVLGEWIRFGVARHSHFLRPAAVAAAVLAAVSTPPGTHLTMIEVQPEAPIRQDGDTTGGTA; this is encoded by the coding sequence ATGGCGAGATTCGTCCCCCACCCCGAACGTCGGCCCTCCGTCGTCGCCGGCGCGTCCTCGGGGATCGGCGCCGCCACCGCCGAGGCCCTGGCGGCCGCCGGCCACCCGGTCGTCCTCGGGGCGCGCCGGGTCGACCGGTGCGAGGAGGTCGCCGCCGGGATCCGGGCCCGCGGCGGCCACGCCCACGCCGCCTTCCTCGACCTCGCCGACGCGGCGTCCGTCGAGACCTTCGCGCTCGTCGCGCAGGAGGCCGTCGGGCCCGTCGACGTCGTCGTGTCGAGCGCCGGCCACGCCGCCCCGGGCACGGCCCTCGGCACGGCCCCTGCGGTGTTCGCCCATACCGTCGACGTCAACCTGCTCGGTGCCCACCGCCTCGTCGCCGCGCTGGCGCCGGCGATGGCCGAGCGCCACCACGGCGACCTCGTCTTCGTGACGTCGGAGGTGCTCCGCAACCCACGCCCCCTGACGGCCGCCTACGTGGCGTCGAAGTGGGGGCTCGAGGGCTTCGTCCGGGCGCTGCAGCTCGAGTTGGAGGGCACCGGCGTGCGGGCCACCATCGTCCAGCCGGGCCAGACCCTGACCGGCATGGGGACCGACTGGGACCCCGACACCACCACGGCCGTGCTGGGCGAGTGGATCCGCTTCGGCGTCGCCCGCCACAGCCATTTCCTGCGTCCCGCGGCGGTGGCCGCCGCCGTGCTCGCCGCCGTGTCGACACCTCCGGGCACGCACCTCACCATGATCGAAGTCCAGCCCGAAGCCCCCATCCGCCAGGACGGGGACACCACAGGAGGCACAGCATGA
- a CDS encoding cytochrome P450: MTGSDTMAPVHYSPYDYAVHEDPYPVYARLRDEAPLYRNDELDFWALSRHDDVLAAFRDPARLSNRFGVTLDPAAYGPHAHKSMSFLAMDPPRHTRMRSLVSKAFTTRRVAELEPQIRALAVRYLDAAVEAGSFDMVADVAGKLPMDVISEMIGVPPADRAEVRRLADLLVHRQEGVFDVPQEGMEAALVLAGYFADMVAARRATRRDDLTSGLLDAEIDGDRLSDDEVISFLFLMVVAGNETTTKLLANAWYWAWRFPDEKAKALADPARAGDWVEETLRFDTSSQMLLRVTTGEVELRGTVLPDGERVLLLVGSANRDPLVFAEPDRYDIDRDTTKLISFGGGRHFCLGAPLARLEARVTLEELVARVADYDIDPDGTRRVHSINVRGFATLATTVVAR; this comes from the coding sequence GTGACCGGCAGCGACACCATGGCACCGGTCCACTACAGCCCGTACGACTACGCCGTCCACGAGGACCCCTACCCGGTCTACGCTCGCCTGCGGGACGAGGCCCCGCTGTATCGCAACGACGAGCTCGACTTCTGGGCCCTGTCACGCCACGACGACGTGCTGGCGGCCTTCCGCGACCCCGCCCGCCTGTCGAACCGCTTCGGCGTCACCCTGGACCCCGCCGCCTACGGTCCCCACGCCCACAAGTCGATGTCGTTCCTGGCGATGGACCCCCCGCGCCACACCCGCATGCGATCGCTCGTCTCCAAGGCGTTCACCACGCGCCGGGTGGCGGAGCTCGAGCCGCAGATCCGGGCCCTGGCGGTGCGCTACCTGGACGCGGCCGTGGAGGCCGGCAGCTTCGACATGGTGGCCGACGTCGCCGGGAAGCTCCCGATGGACGTGATCTCGGAGATGATCGGCGTGCCACCCGCGGACCGCGCCGAGGTGCGCCGCCTGGCCGACCTGCTCGTGCACCGGCAGGAGGGCGTGTTCGACGTGCCCCAGGAGGGCATGGAGGCCGCGCTGGTCCTCGCCGGCTATTTCGCCGACATGGTGGCGGCGCGCCGAGCGACCCGCCGCGACGACCTGACGTCGGGCCTGCTCGACGCCGAGATCGACGGGGACCGGCTCAGCGACGACGAGGTGATCTCCTTCCTCTTCCTCATGGTGGTGGCGGGCAACGAGACCACCACCAAGCTCCTCGCCAACGCCTGGTACTGGGCGTGGCGGTTCCCCGACGAGAAGGCCAAGGCGCTGGCGGACCCGGCGCGCGCCGGCGACTGGGTCGAGGAGACGCTGCGGTTCGACACGTCGTCGCAGATGCTGCTGCGCGTCACCACGGGCGAGGTCGAGCTGCGGGGAACGGTGCTGCCCGACGGCGAGCGCGTCCTGTTGCTGGTGGGCTCGGCGAACCGTGACCCGCTGGTCTTCGCCGAGCCCGACCGCTACGACATCGACCGGGACACGACCAAGCTCATCAGCTTCGGCGGCGGGCGCCACTTCTGCCTGGGCGCCCCCCTGGCCAGGCTGGAGGCGCGGGTGACGCTCGAGGAGCTCGTGGCCCGGGTGGCCGACTACGACATCGACCCCGACGGCACCCGGCGCGTCCACTCCATCAACGTGCGGGGCTTCGCCACCCTGGCGACGACCGTCGTGGCACGCTGA